In Kineococcus sp. NBC_00420, a single genomic region encodes these proteins:
- a CDS encoding DEAD/DEAH box helicase, protein MTRPDAAKRDQPAGTRPSPQQVDIVRYWRLLELFSPQQVDKVDPANTERPIIDYAPGRPLPWDTLVPPRQASDGQARQSGRAKKKVWQHTVYLGVYDIESIYEHLHAIFPRDEDAYDERPPGASACAVILVDADGCMIEDSAVLSSALWGIGRSVRPGVSHPGWSTGLEEAQEQFAVALAERLAPSHAPGSSTGAASTPESAARPANGADDQSNDGHSADGHSAAGIGSVEPKTRINANVLEDLLRLAHQAAGITGIAGTDSTGGAGSAEGAGGTGDARNFAGIATSRVRIASTLVNADARNDSEAKPDFLNSFLLQDLATVADSPWGPALQEYLTSATDVPVARRIDVQASPEAVIAGTRIEQLPPGRWLSPPDMHLSSSQQFAVNEAFASLGSSCHVLGVNGPPGTGKTTMLRDVLAGNVVQRAGVLAGFDSPSQAFTSTTHRWKAGDYTRQVRGLRPEVTGFEMLLASSNNGAVQNVSDELPQRKTVHDPDGVADYFADLASEIEYRQRSTAEEKRKPRTAAWGLIAARLGNSTNRGNFYSAFWFGAGTQSTTAPRTSSSRTPSATPPKNAAPRSAPSSVLGLQQLLKDWEADPATRPSWQEARASFTQARARVAVLTAERQQAQSRCDLLTQAASELAAVRTHLEEADAGILRHSESSQSAATTSARLASAVQAPATRHQRHLASEPSGWEKLVDRSATRAWRQTLSALEQELNAAEAAATSARNELERAQEALTVARQVREAAAGTHTRLQQQMQKLQHQVEQDAATWGQAHPSGEWLQNSEQRELHAAWLDHDLDEARSQLFLTALRLHQAWWAAVPNIRKDLQAALDVITGAAPRTLTSEARQAAWQLFFLMVPLVSTTFASVGRMLRGLGPHALGWLLIDEAGQATPQAAVGAIWRAQRVLAVGDPMQLTPVVTVPRQAQEDLAASFSVAEEWVPSTTSVQQVTDRLGRYGTILTNGPEPLWVSAPLRVHRRCAEPMFSICNDIAYEGLMVSAVTGRHDPVAQLPASHWLHVAATDTGTHLQRAQIEKLRALLDDLTQRGVAMSEVIAVSPFRAVATALSRLRRDYPGLVAGTVHTAQGKEASVVFFVLGGDPKRPGAKAWAAATPNLVNVAVSRAKHRLYVIGDREAWRSYPHFDQLDEALTKHNNDQTNDHEGQETDETE, encoded by the coding sequence ATGACAAGGCCTGACGCCGCCAAGCGCGACCAGCCAGCCGGGACCCGCCCATCGCCGCAGCAGGTCGACATCGTGCGTTACTGGCGCCTACTGGAGCTCTTCAGCCCCCAGCAGGTGGACAAGGTCGACCCGGCTAACACTGAGCGTCCCATCATCGACTACGCCCCCGGCCGCCCCCTGCCCTGGGACACCCTGGTCCCACCACGCCAAGCATCGGATGGGCAGGCACGGCAGAGTGGGCGCGCCAAGAAGAAGGTGTGGCAGCACACGGTCTACCTCGGCGTCTACGACATCGAATCCATCTACGAGCACCTGCATGCCATCTTCCCTCGCGATGAGGACGCCTACGACGAACGTCCCCCCGGTGCGAGCGCATGCGCGGTGATCCTGGTCGATGCTGACGGTTGCATGATCGAGGACAGCGCGGTGCTCTCCTCCGCGCTTTGGGGAATCGGGCGTAGCGTCAGGCCGGGGGTGAGCCACCCCGGGTGGAGCACCGGCTTGGAAGAGGCACAGGAGCAGTTCGCCGTAGCGCTGGCTGAACGACTGGCCCCATCACACGCCCCCGGAAGCAGTACCGGTGCGGCGAGTACGCCTGAGTCAGCTGCTAGGCCGGCGAACGGCGCCGATGACCAGAGCAATGATGGTCACAGCGCTGATGGCCACAGCGCGGCGGGGATTGGGTCTGTCGAGCCCAAGACCCGCATTAACGCCAATGTGCTCGAAGATCTTCTACGGCTCGCACATCAGGCCGCCGGCATCACGGGTATCGCGGGCACTGACAGTACCGGCGGCGCCGGGAGTGCCGAAGGCGCTGGCGGTACCGGCGACGCTAGGAACTTCGCGGGTATCGCCACCTCCCGGGTGCGCATCGCCAGCACGCTGGTGAATGCCGACGCCCGCAACGACTCCGAGGCAAAGCCGGACTTCCTCAACAGTTTCCTGCTCCAGGACCTCGCCACCGTGGCGGACTCCCCGTGGGGGCCAGCACTGCAGGAGTACCTCACCTCCGCCACTGACGTGCCCGTAGCCCGGCGCATCGATGTGCAGGCCAGTCCCGAGGCCGTCATCGCCGGCACACGCATCGAGCAGCTGCCGCCAGGACGCTGGCTCTCCCCTCCTGACATGCATCTCTCCAGCAGCCAACAGTTCGCGGTCAACGAGGCGTTCGCCTCCCTGGGAAGCTCCTGCCACGTACTCGGCGTGAACGGGCCTCCCGGGACAGGGAAGACGACGATGCTGCGCGACGTCTTAGCAGGCAACGTGGTGCAGCGCGCGGGAGTCCTCGCCGGCTTCGACTCACCCTCTCAAGCTTTCACCAGCACGACGCACCGGTGGAAGGCCGGCGATTACACCCGCCAGGTGCGGGGTCTGCGGCCGGAGGTGACCGGCTTCGAGATGCTGCTGGCCTCTTCCAACAACGGCGCAGTGCAGAACGTCTCCGACGAGCTTCCTCAACGCAAGACGGTTCACGACCCTGACGGGGTTGCGGACTACTTCGCTGACCTCGCCTCTGAGATTGAGTACCGCCAGCGCAGCACAGCGGAGGAGAAGAGGAAGCCACGGACCGCGGCTTGGGGCCTGATCGCAGCGCGGTTGGGCAACAGCACGAACCGAGGCAACTTCTACTCCGCGTTCTGGTTCGGCGCAGGCACCCAAAGCACCACAGCCCCACGCACCTCATCCTCTAGGACCCCCTCCGCGACTCCTCCCAAGAACGCGGCGCCGCGCTCAGCGCCCTCCAGCGTTCTTGGCTTGCAGCAGCTACTGAAGGATTGGGAAGCAGACCCTGCGACTCGGCCATCCTGGCAGGAAGCGCGGGCCTCCTTCACCCAAGCACGCGCACGCGTAGCCGTCCTCACCGCTGAGCGCCAACAGGCTCAGAGCCGCTGTGACCTACTGACCCAAGCCGCCAGTGAGCTGGCAGCGGTACGCACACACCTAGAAGAAGCCGATGCTGGCATCCTCAGGCACAGCGAGAGCAGCCAAAGCGCCGCGACGACATCCGCGCGGCTCGCCTCGGCTGTGCAAGCCCCCGCCACACGTCACCAGCGCCACCTGGCGAGCGAACCAAGCGGGTGGGAGAAGCTCGTCGACCGCTCCGCCACCCGCGCCTGGCGCCAAACGCTCAGCGCCCTCGAGCAGGAGCTCAATGCCGCAGAGGCAGCAGCCACCAGCGCTCGCAATGAGCTCGAGCGAGCGCAGGAGGCCCTTACCGTGGCCCGCCAAGTGAGAGAGGCCGCCGCCGGCACGCACACTCGGCTGCAGCAGCAGATGCAGAAACTGCAGCACCAGGTGGAGCAGGACGCAGCCACGTGGGGTCAGGCTCATCCCAGTGGCGAATGGCTACAGAACTCCGAGCAGCGTGAGCTGCATGCGGCGTGGTTGGACCACGACCTCGATGAGGCGCGATCGCAGCTCTTCCTCACCGCCTTGCGGCTGCACCAGGCTTGGTGGGCCGCGGTGCCCAACATCCGCAAGGACCTGCAGGCCGCCTTGGACGTGATTACCGGGGCTGCCCCGCGCACCCTCACCTCAGAGGCGCGCCAGGCTGCGTGGCAGCTGTTCTTCCTCATGGTCCCCCTGGTTTCGACCACCTTTGCTTCAGTGGGACGAATGTTGCGTGGGCTGGGGCCGCACGCGCTGGGATGGTTGCTCATCGACGAGGCTGGTCAAGCCACCCCCCAGGCAGCGGTCGGGGCGATCTGGCGCGCGCAGCGCGTCCTGGCCGTTGGAGACCCGATGCAGCTGACTCCGGTGGTCACGGTGCCGCGCCAAGCGCAGGAAGACCTCGCCGCATCCTTCTCCGTCGCTGAGGAGTGGGTCCCTTCCACAACCTCAGTGCAGCAGGTGACTGACCGGCTCGGACGCTACGGCACCATCCTCACCAACGGTCCGGAACCCCTGTGGGTCAGCGCTCCGCTGCGGGTGCACCGTCGGTGTGCGGAACCGATGTTCAGCATCTGCAACGACATTGCGTATGAGGGGTTGATGGTCAGTGCCGTTACCGGACGCCATGATCCCGTCGCGCAGCTCCCGGCTAGCCACTGGCTGCACGTTGCGGCCACCGACACCGGTACTCACCTGCAGAGGGCGCAAATCGAGAAGTTGCGGGCCCTTCTGGATGACTTGACGCAGCGGGGCGTGGCCATGTCTGAGGTCATCGCTGTCTCCCCGTTTCGAGCCGTTGCCACCGCACTCTCGAGGCTGCGTCGCGACTACCCAGGACTCGTGGCGGGGACGGTGCACACCGCGCAGGGCAAGGAAGCATCCGTGGTCTTCTTCGTCCTGGGGGGAGACCCGAAACGACCCGGCGCCAAGGCGTGGGCCGCGGCGACCCCCAACTTGGTCAACGTCGCCGTCAGTCGCGCCAAGCACCGCCTCTACGTCATTGGCGACCGCGAGGCGTGGCGTAGCTACCCCCACTTCGATCAACTGGACGAGGCACTCACCAAGCACAACAACGACCAGACGAACGACCACGAAGGACAGGAGACAGACGAAACGGAGTGA
- a CDS encoding AlbA family DNA-binding domain-containing protein encodes MKVMAYYLGPDRPRWTPTSWDEVVQAAADGVLDETTWVELKQDIPSASKGATTELARDLASLALYGGILIVGIADDAGRPGEVIGVRQPHRLVQRIDQVAHDSISPPVTVHSAVLTHPDDSDLGVVLVVIEASPLAPHMADGYYRGRGDTGKRKLTDPEIRLHLDRTERQRANTGDLLKQLMEESPAPDLHRLHFPAHPLGGRNNALEDWVHENPHELRSQLLQAAQPHATRWDVAQWMGDAHQAPDGATYSLVTPGTPIAALPNMNLQLIDVDADGTLRYTLTNIASVEGHHPSALTVLSLTGVESLSRQLAAMIARVAHLGAITGSWGLGMAVTNLYGSVGRLRDGDPIAGSRCFPHRHYVQTVTTTSSALAAHPAAEAQRLTKDLRRVLTGTSRS; translated from the coding sequence ATGAAGGTCATGGCGTACTACCTCGGCCCTGACCGCCCACGCTGGACTCCCACCTCGTGGGACGAGGTCGTCCAGGCGGCGGCCGACGGCGTCTTGGACGAGACGACCTGGGTGGAGCTCAAGCAGGACATTCCCTCAGCCAGCAAGGGCGCCACGACCGAACTCGCCCGAGACCTGGCCTCCCTCGCCCTCTACGGCGGGATCTTGATCGTCGGCATCGCCGATGACGCCGGCCGCCCAGGAGAAGTCATCGGAGTACGCCAGCCGCACCGGTTGGTCCAACGAATCGACCAGGTCGCCCACGACAGCATCAGCCCACCAGTGACGGTCCACAGCGCCGTCCTCACCCACCCCGACGACTCCGACCTGGGCGTCGTCCTTGTCGTCATCGAAGCCAGCCCGCTAGCCCCGCACATGGCCGACGGGTACTACAGGGGCCGCGGCGACACCGGCAAGCGCAAGCTCACCGACCCCGAAATCCGACTCCACCTGGACCGCACGGAGCGCCAACGCGCCAACACCGGTGACCTCCTCAAACAGCTGATGGAGGAGTCCCCCGCCCCCGACCTGCACCGGCTGCACTTCCCGGCCCACCCCCTGGGCGGACGCAACAATGCCCTCGAGGACTGGGTCCACGAGAATCCGCACGAACTGCGCAGCCAGCTCCTCCAAGCCGCGCAACCACACGCCACCCGGTGGGACGTCGCGCAATGGATGGGTGATGCTCACCAGGCCCCGGACGGGGCCACCTACTCCCTCGTGACGCCGGGTACCCCCATCGCGGCACTGCCCAACATGAACCTGCAGCTGATCGACGTCGACGCCGATGGAACCCTGCGCTACACCCTGACCAACATCGCCTCCGTCGAAGGCCACCACCCCAGCGCCCTGACCGTCCTCTCGCTGACCGGTGTGGAGAGCCTGAGCCGTCAGCTGGCAGCGATGATCGCTCGCGTAGCCCACCTGGGTGCCATCACCGGCTCATGGGGACTGGGGATGGCGGTCACCAACCTGTACGGATCCGTCGGCCGCCTACGCGACGGTGACCCAATTGCCGGCTCGCGCTGCTTCCCTCACCGGCACTACGTGCAGACGGTCACTACCACCAGCAGCGCCCTCGCCGCACACCCCGCCGCCGAAGCCCAACGACTGACGAAAGACCTCCGACGCGTCCTGACCGGCACCTCACGCTCCTGA
- a CDS encoding type II toxin-antitoxin system HicA family toxin, which produces MRPDELLKLIRKAGGEVEVIRTKGSHRLYEVSKDGRSTRTIIAAHRSEIATGTLNSIGKDLETVLGQGWWK; this is translated from the coding sequence ATGAGGCCGGATGAGTTGCTGAAGCTGATCCGGAAGGCCGGTGGGGAGGTCGAGGTGATCCGCACGAAGGGATCGCACCGGCTCTACGAGGTGAGCAAGGACGGGCGCTCGACCCGAACGATCATCGCGGCCCACCGCTCGGAGATCGCGACCGGAACGCTGAACTCGATCGGGAAGGACCTGGAGACGGTGCTGGGACAGGGGTGGTGGAAGTGA
- a CDS encoding DUF3560 domain-containing protein encodes MQDSAARADRLDERAQRHEQVAADRYAAARGIADGIPLGQPILVGHHSEGRARRDAARMGAHMDASVEHTDAAEEARRAARIAAAATDARNNPVTVANRVERLSVRVRGEEKALAHCVRAVAAGEAAAAALSAAGGPDSDPDAGQVQPGRPRVGESAQEARVRYGLNMAAQAVRVEERLAAHRADLAHWQAVRARQVADGTATDFGRHNVAAGDRVRVRDVWYPVVRANVKTVTVFGMFGPRTTPWHEVQAHEKAPQQAADGA; translated from the coding sequence GTGCAGGACTCGGCGGCGCGCGCGGACCGGCTCGACGAACGCGCCCAGCGACACGAGCAGGTCGCGGCCGATCGCTACGCCGCAGCACGCGGCATCGCGGACGGGATTCCCCTGGGTCAGCCGATTCTGGTGGGGCATCACAGTGAGGGCCGGGCCCGGCGGGATGCTGCCCGGATGGGCGCGCACATGGATGCCAGCGTGGAGCACACCGACGCCGCCGAGGAGGCGAGGCGGGCGGCGCGGATCGCGGCGGCGGCCACCGATGCGCGGAACAACCCGGTGACGGTGGCGAACCGGGTGGAGCGGTTGAGCGTGAGGGTGCGAGGTGAGGAGAAGGCGTTGGCGCACTGCGTGCGCGCGGTCGCGGCCGGGGAGGCCGCTGCGGCGGCTCTGAGCGCGGCAGGGGGTCCGGACTCAGACCCGGACGCGGGGCAGGTGCAGCCGGGTCGTCCTCGGGTCGGGGAGAGCGCGCAGGAGGCGCGGGTGCGTTACGGGCTGAACATGGCCGCCCAGGCGGTCAGGGTCGAGGAGCGGTTGGCGGCGCACCGTGCCGACCTGGCGCACTGGCAGGCCGTGCGCGCCCGCCAGGTCGCGGACGGGACGGCTACTGACTTCGGCCGGCACAACGTGGCCGCGGGGGATCGGGTGCGGGTGCGCGACGTCTGGTACCCGGTGGTGCGGGCGAACGTGAAGACGGTGACGGTGTTCGGGATGTTCGGGCCGCGCACGACTCCGTGGCACGAGGTCCAGGCCCACGAGAAGGCCCCACAGCAGGCCGCGGACGGCGCGTAG
- a CDS encoding IS1380 family transposase, which yields MKTKPRLHQLTVTADGESLISSAGASLLVDTARLAGLDTALRRALSPWCGPGAVHDPGKIILDLAMAVALGGDCLADLGVIRAQSQLFGPTASDPTVSRLIAKLAADAPNALAALRRARAAAREQVWNTSSPVPDKGHIVIDLDATIVLAHSEKEGATPTWKRTFGFHPLLAFLDHGPGGTGEYVGGMLRIGKATANDAAAHIAVLSQALQQIPEQERSRVLVRGDAGAGVQAFVRHLHETGLAYSVGLYVHHPILDALPQIPKQAWRAAIDPDGSARDGAQVAELTRYVRPSKSPWPPGMRIIARRERPHPGAQLRITDADGWRITVFATNVVGGKIAEHELLHRLRARAEDRIRCLKDTGLRNLPLQGFAANQIWLEIIALANDLLAWTQHLALTDTPARAWEPKRLRLRLLSVAGRIVRTARRRFLRLPRDWPWFDVVLAGHRRLAALSP from the coding sequence GTGAAGACTAAACCCCGCCTCCACCAGCTGACCGTAACCGCAGACGGCGAGTCGCTGATCTCCTCTGCCGGTGCATCACTCCTGGTCGACACCGCCCGCCTCGCCGGTCTGGACACCGCTCTGCGCCGGGCCCTGTCGCCCTGGTGTGGGCCCGGTGCGGTCCACGACCCCGGCAAGATCATCCTCGACCTGGCGATGGCCGTCGCTCTCGGCGGGGACTGCCTGGCCGACCTCGGCGTCATCCGCGCCCAATCGCAACTATTCGGCCCGACCGCCTCCGACCCCACCGTCTCCCGATTGATCGCGAAACTGGCCGCCGATGCTCCCAACGCGCTGGCCGCGTTGCGCCGCGCCCGAGCGGCTGCTCGTGAACAGGTCTGGAACACCTCCTCACCAGTTCCAGACAAGGGGCACATCGTCATCGACCTCGACGCCACCATCGTGCTCGCGCACTCGGAGAAGGAAGGCGCGACCCCGACCTGGAAGCGCACGTTTGGGTTCCACCCGCTCCTGGCGTTCCTTGACCACGGACCGGGAGGGACCGGGGAGTACGTCGGCGGCATGCTGCGCATCGGCAAGGCCACCGCCAACGATGCGGCCGCACACATCGCCGTCCTCAGTCAGGCGCTGCAGCAGATACCTGAACAGGAACGATCCCGGGTTCTGGTCCGCGGCGACGCCGGCGCGGGAGTCCAAGCCTTCGTCCGGCACCTGCACGAAACCGGACTGGCGTATTCCGTTGGCCTGTACGTGCATCACCCGATCCTGGACGCGCTCCCGCAGATCCCGAAACAGGCCTGGCGGGCCGCGATCGACCCCGACGGCTCCGCCCGCGACGGCGCTCAGGTCGCCGAACTGACCCGCTACGTCCGACCGTCCAAGAGTCCCTGGCCGCCGGGAATGCGGATCATCGCCCGCCGCGAACGACCCCACCCCGGAGCGCAGTTGCGCATCACGGACGCCGACGGATGGCGGATCACCGTGTTCGCCACCAACGTGGTCGGCGGCAAGATCGCCGAGCACGAACTGCTCCACCGGCTGCGGGCCAGGGCCGAGGACCGCATCCGTTGCCTGAAGGACACCGGACTGCGCAACCTCCCGCTGCAGGGGTTCGCGGCGAACCAAATCTGGCTGGAGATCATCGCGCTGGCCAACGACCTGCTCGCCTGGACCCAGCACCTGGCCCTCACTGATACTCCGGCTCGGGCCTGGGAACCCAAACGCCTACGCCTACGACTGCTGTCGGTGGCCGGGCGGATCGTCCGCACCGCACGACGGCGGTTCCTGCGCCTGCCGCGGGACTGGCCCTGGTTCGACGTCGTCCTCGCCGGACACCGCCGGCTCGCCGCCCTCAGCCCTTGA
- a CDS encoding putative immunity protein: MSPRADTIELSQTELRAITSFAAACARTALATFNNEHPEDLRPQEAIETAEAFAAGGNRGAALRTTAWAAHQAAREVASPPVRDAARAAAHAAGSAYLHPLADAHQVKHVLGAAAHAARALELANSDERAVGEEQVERAQCEASPEVRAVLSRLPSAPAGGGRVGELMRRLDLALRS, from the coding sequence GTGAGTCCCAGGGCAGACACGATCGAGCTGAGTCAAACGGAACTGCGCGCCATCACCAGTTTTGCTGCAGCCTGCGCCCGCACCGCTTTGGCCACCTTCAACAACGAGCACCCTGAGGACCTGCGCCCACAGGAGGCGATCGAGACCGCCGAGGCGTTCGCCGCCGGAGGCAACCGCGGAGCGGCGCTGCGCACCACGGCGTGGGCAGCGCACCAAGCAGCCCGCGAAGTCGCCTCACCGCCAGTTCGAGACGCCGCGCGAGCCGCCGCTCACGCAGCAGGTAGCGCGTACCTGCACCCCCTGGCCGACGCGCACCAGGTCAAGCACGTCCTGGGAGCAGCAGCGCACGCCGCCCGAGCACTGGAACTGGCCAACAGCGATGAGCGCGCCGTTGGTGAGGAACAGGTCGAGCGGGCCCAGTGCGAAGCCTCACCAGAAGTTCGCGCTGTGCTGAGCAGGTTGCCGTCGGCTCCCGCAGGTGGCGGGAGGGTGGGCGAGCTGATGCGCCGTCTGGACCTGGCCCTACGCAGCTGA
- a CDS encoding PHP domain-containing protein — MTEPSITSAAPANTPTSLPADDHTHSQFSWDSFHGNMRASCEHALVIGLPAISFTEHVDFTVWNAPPGGWAWDQGIRDSYDDPIGPGGHGHFMGAPLEVDAYQAAIEDCRHRFPDLTIRSGVEMSEVHWHTDAIRDVLSRGFDRIVGSIHTLEDTRAPGEHLLVDHAKDQHSPVDLLAAYLSQVEAMVASDGPFEVLGHIDFSLRHWTPDDGPSPWGQVEEQTRHVLGVLAASGRVLEVNTSIPLDLRMVRWWHEAGGTAVSFGSDAHVPSYVGRRFREVSKAVAALGFRPAQDPTAFWGRT, encoded by the coding sequence ATGACGGAGCCGTCGATCACATCCGCTGCCCCAGCCAACACCCCCACATCGCTGCCCGCGGACGACCACACCCACTCGCAGTTCTCCTGGGACTCCTTCCACGGCAACATGCGCGCCAGCTGCGAGCACGCCCTCGTCATCGGCCTGCCGGCGATTTCCTTCACCGAACATGTCGACTTCACCGTCTGGAACGCCCCACCCGGCGGCTGGGCCTGGGACCAAGGCATCCGCGACAGCTACGACGACCCGATCGGCCCCGGCGGGCACGGGCACTTCATGGGCGCCCCCCTGGAGGTCGACGCCTATCAAGCCGCGATCGAAGACTGCCGGCACCGCTTCCCGGACCTGACCATCCGCTCGGGAGTAGAGATGTCGGAGGTGCACTGGCACACCGATGCCATCCGTGACGTCCTCTCCCGCGGCTTCGACCGCATCGTGGGCTCCATCCACACCTTGGAAGACACCCGCGCGCCCGGGGAACACCTGCTGGTCGATCACGCCAAGGACCAGCACAGCCCCGTCGACCTGCTTGCGGCCTACCTCAGTCAGGTCGAGGCCATGGTCGCCAGCGACGGACCGTTCGAGGTGCTGGGTCACATCGACTTCTCCCTGCGGCACTGGACCCCCGATGACGGCCCCTCACCCTGGGGCCAGGTGGAGGAACAGACCCGCCACGTCCTGGGCGTCCTGGCGGCTTCCGGACGAGTGCTGGAGGTCAACACGTCCATCCCGCTGGACCTGCGGATGGTCCGCTGGTGGCACGAGGCCGGCGGGACGGCGGTGTCCTTCGGTAGCGATGCCCACGTCCCCAGCTACGTCGGTCGCCGCTTTCGTGAAGTGTCGAAGGCGGTAGCGGCCCTCGGGTTCCGCCCGGCGCAGGACCCGACCGCGTTCTGGGGGCGTACCTGA
- a CDS encoding GNAT family N-acetyltransferase: MTDEEARSVAAWSYPPPFDLYDVDPDNTALFVDRDEAGHGYYPVLNQDGAVVAFCVLGPEARVRGQHAQNGILDVGLGVRPDLVSRGLASELLPQVATVAQDLFGPTQLRTAVATFNERSLALCHKAGFTPVRDFTGPAGRTFRELVRPLSLR, translated from the coding sequence ATGACCGATGAGGAAGCCCGCTCCGTCGCAGCGTGGAGCTACCCACCCCCGTTCGACCTCTACGACGTCGACCCCGACAACACCGCCCTCTTCGTCGACCGCGACGAGGCAGGCCACGGCTACTACCCGGTCCTGAACCAGGACGGAGCGGTCGTCGCCTTCTGCGTCCTTGGCCCCGAAGCGCGCGTCCGCGGCCAGCACGCTCAGAACGGCATCCTCGACGTCGGCCTGGGCGTGCGCCCCGACCTAGTCAGCCGCGGTCTCGCCTCCGAGCTGCTGCCGCAGGTCGCCACCGTGGCGCAGGACCTCTTCGGCCCCACGCAGCTGCGCACCGCCGTCGCGACCTTCAACGAACGTTCCCTGGCCCTGTGCCACAAGGCCGGCTTCACCCCCGTCCGCGACTTCACCGGCCCCGCTGGCCGTACCTTCCGCGAGCTCGTCCGTCCGCTGAGCCTGCGATGA
- a CDS encoding GNAT family N-acetyltransferase: MTVVRPAVLDDADQLARIHVDTWRATYTGLVPDTMIAALSLSGSVERWHEVLPITPPRHCFVALDLAGDVIGFVRRSPSRDEGATRTTGEVQSLYVHPGHWNTGAGRALLDTATQELRSDGFINATLWVLAGNTRARRFYERCGWRTDGRTKQDQRQGAVLDEVSYQRRL; encoded by the coding sequence ATGACCGTGGTGAGACCCGCCGTCCTCGACGACGCCGACCAGCTCGCACGCATCCACGTCGACACCTGGCGCGCCACCTACACCGGGTTGGTGCCCGACACGATGATCGCGGCGCTGTCGTTGAGCGGCTCCGTCGAGCGCTGGCATGAGGTACTGCCCATCACCCCACCACGACACTGCTTCGTCGCTCTCGATCTCGCGGGAGACGTCATCGGCTTCGTGCGCCGCAGCCCCAGCCGCGACGAGGGAGCGACACGCACCACCGGCGAGGTCCAGTCCCTGTACGTGCACCCCGGGCACTGGAACACCGGCGCCGGCCGCGCCCTGCTCGACACCGCCACCCAGGAGTTGCGCAGCGACGGCTTCATCAACGCGACCCTGTGGGTCCTGGCCGGCAACACCCGCGCCCGGCGCTTCTACGAACGGTGCGGCTGGCGCACCGACGGACGCACCAAGCAAGACCAACGCCAGGGCGCCGTCCTGGATGAGGTCAGCTACCAGCGCCGCCTCTGA
- a CDS encoding DinB family protein encodes MTKRVPLRGDEKTSLHISLDRQRDAALWKVEGLDDEQLRRPMTPTGTNLLGLVKHLAGVEYEWLPKTYDRATEALETDVVADMNAGPHESTADIVAFYGRARAASDAVIAEHGIEDVGTAWFGEQVSLRRVLIGLVEETARHAGHMDILRELIDGATGSHRPD; translated from the coding sequence ATGACCAAGCGGGTGCCGCTCAGGGGTGATGAGAAGACGAGCCTGCACATCAGCCTCGACCGTCAGCGCGACGCTGCCTTGTGGAAGGTGGAAGGCCTCGACGACGAACAGCTGCGCCGGCCCATGACCCCCACGGGCACCAACCTGCTGGGGCTGGTCAAGCACCTCGCCGGAGTGGAGTACGAGTGGCTCCCCAAGACCTACGACCGGGCGACCGAGGCGCTGGAAACCGACGTCGTCGCCGACATGAACGCCGGCCCGCACGAGTCCACCGCCGACATCGTCGCCTTCTACGGCCGCGCCCGCGCCGCGTCCGATGCGGTAATCGCCGAGCACGGCATCGAGGACGTGGGTACGGCGTGGTTCGGTGAGCAGGTGAGCTTGCGGCGGGTCTTGATCGGCCTGGTCGAGGAGACCGCTCGCCATGCCGGGCACATGGACATCCTGCGCGAGCTCATCGACGGAGCCACGGGAAGTCACCGGCCGGATTGA
- a CDS encoding NUDIX domain-containing protein: MPRDRFRLPAAVYGVLRDGERVLVLRRAGTTFRAGQLSLPAGHLEGGEDAVAGLLRELREEVGVEALLADCRLALLVHSAPEHESDLEYLHLFFVVERWRGEPVIGEPDKCSELVWVTPAALPGDVVDYVADALHAIERGEPLLLHGW, encoded by the coding sequence GTGCCTCGCGACCGCTTCCGCCTGCCTGCCGCCGTCTACGGAGTCCTCCGTGATGGGGAACGGGTCCTGGTGCTGCGCCGGGCGGGCACCACCTTCCGCGCAGGTCAGCTGAGCCTGCCTGCTGGGCACCTGGAGGGCGGGGAGGACGCCGTAGCCGGGTTGCTGCGCGAACTGCGGGAGGAGGTCGGCGTCGAGGCCTTACTTGCTGACTGTCGCCTAGCACTGCTGGTGCACTCAGCGCCCGAGCACGAGAGCGATCTGGAGTACCTGCACTTGTTCTTCGTCGTGGAACGGTGGAGGGGTGAGCCGGTCATCGGTGAGCCGGACAAGTGCAGCGAACTGGTGTGGGTGACCCCGGCCGCGCTGCCGGGTGATGTCGTCGACTACGTGGCCGACGCACTGCACGCGATCGAGCGGGGCGAGCCCCTGCTGCTGCACGGCTGGTGA